The proteins below are encoded in one region of Planctopirus limnophila DSM 3776:
- a CDS encoding vWA domain-containing protein — protein MTRRDLTHITFVLDRSGSMTSIKAATIESFNAFLNSQKSLPGCATMTLVQFDYAYELLANMQPLDAIPELDIETFIPRGSTALLDAMGRAIAETGEALSKLPEADRPGTVIFVTLTDGEENSSLQFDMATINQQISHQRSVYQWQFVFLAANQDAIATAANLGIGAGQALRFASDPEKVAATFDIMNAQMQKVRAAKMADDDEADPLLSEIEFTDAMRILADE, from the coding sequence ATGACGCGTCGCGATCTCACACACATTACGTTCGTGCTCGATCGATCGGGTTCCATGACATCGATCAAAGCCGCCACCATCGAAAGTTTTAATGCCTTTCTCAATTCCCAAAAATCATTGCCCGGCTGCGCCACGATGACTCTGGTGCAGTTCGACTACGCCTACGAACTCCTGGCCAATATGCAGCCACTCGACGCGATACCTGAACTCGACATTGAGACATTCATCCCCCGCGGTTCGACCGCATTACTTGATGCCATGGGCCGGGCGATTGCTGAAACTGGGGAAGCACTTTCAAAGCTGCCCGAAGCAGATCGCCCGGGAACGGTGATCTTCGTGACGCTGACCGATGGTGAAGAGAATTCGAGTCTGCAGTTCGACATGGCGACCATCAATCAGCAGATCAGCCATCAGCGGTCGGTCTATCAGTGGCAGTTTGTTTTCCTCGCAGCCAATCAGGATGCGATTGCCACGGCAGCGAACCTGGGGATCGGTGCCGGCCAGGCACTCCGTTTTGCCAGCGATCCCGAAAAAGTAGCCGCCACTTTTGACATTATGAACGCACAAATGCAGAAGGTTCGCGCTGCGAAAATGGCCGATGACGACGAGGCTGACCCACTCCTCAGTGAAATCGAATTCACCGACGCGATGCGAATTCTGGCGGATGAATAA